TCATCCTGCTTCGCGCCATAACACCAGAATCGGTTGTCATCATCATTGATAAAGGAACCAGTTACGATCGACTCGTTCAATGGCTCGGAGGGGCGACGGTTCGCTTGGATTCCAAACATCCTATTTGTTTTAACCCTTTCGAAGTCTACGTTCAGCGCAAGGAAGTAGAATCCCTCGTGGAACCCACTGCCTCAGAACTGTCACGGGTGGTCCAATGTTTGGAGATTTTAGCCGTTGGAAAAAACGACCAACCTTTGACCACAGCTGAACGCAATATTATCGAGACGGTTGCTCGGCAAACCTTTTCGAACGCAGTGAAAGCTCGAGCCAAACTGGTTACTTTGGACGATTTCTGTAAACAGCTGAGCTATCGGACGGACGGTTCTTCTCTTCTTGAGAGATTGAAGCCTTTCGTCGACGGAAGGTACCGACAGTGGTTTAATGGTGCAACGCAACTTCACCTAAAAAGTAAAATCGTACATTTTGATTTCGAGCATGTTTCGCGAGACGAGGGACTAGCCCGCGTTCTCATTCCGATAGCGACGCTCTTTGTGTCCGATTTGATTTATACATATCCCAATGTTTTTAAAATTCTTGTGTTTGGCGAGATGTGGCAGCACGTAAATAACGAATACACCGCTAATCTCATTATTGATGCTTTTAAAACCTATCGGAAGAAGCGTTGCGCAGTTATCGGGGAATCCCAGGCGATTTTGGATTTGGCGGACAATCCGAAAGTAGCAAAAGCGGTTATCCAAAATGTCGATACCTGGCTCATGCTGCCTCAGGGAAGCGAAGCACATGTGGAGTTTGCTGTACGTGAGCTCGAGCTTACCGAAGGCCAAAGAGATTGTCTTCTTAATCTCAAGCAAAGATCGAGAGTTCATCCCCATGGAGCCGTTGAGATGTGGCGTGAGGCTTTCTACTTGCGGGGAAGGGGGATGGATAGGCTCTCCGGGATTGTTCGGGTCGAAATGGAACCGGAAGAGTACTGGATTACTACAACGACCCCACAGGATCAACCGGTGTGGCAAGCTGCCTTAGACGCGTTCGGTGGGCACATGGGCAAGGCGGTGGAATTTCTGGCCCGTCGATATCCCACAGGGGTGTTGGCGGAGCATGATGTTTCGATGCTCCAGCGGGAGGTCAACGGGGTTCAAGAATCCGCTCCAAAGCCTTCCTTACCATCTGAGAGCACTCCAGAGCTAAGATCAAGTCTTTTTGCTGAAGGGAAGGAGGCCCGTTGGTGAGTATTTTTTCTTCACTGTCAGGATCCGCAGCGTTGGGGGTTTTTCTACTGGCCACCTGCGCTTTTGCGCTGCAAGTTGATGAACAACTTGACCAAGATCCAGTGCTCGCGGGCTGTGGCGGCGCTGACCGGGTCCTCAAGTGGATACTGTCTGACTCTGAGGGTTCTTCACTCTTGACTCCGGAATGGCTTGACTCGGTCATCCTCCGGTGGATGCGGGGGACAGAAGCGCAAAAAGTCGTCAGTGAAGATCTCAGACGTGGAGACGGTTTGCTTGCTGACGCTTTGGAAGAAAGTTTCGAGCTCCTTCACATAGGGGGCCAGAGTGCCCGCGACGAAGTCCGCAAGCTAACCGAAAAAAAAGAAAGCCAACTATGGTGGGCTCTTATCGGTAACCCAAGAAGCATTGCCCCGCTGCGACGCTACGTCCTTCAAATGCCCGAGGACGGGCCGTCTCGACTCTTTGCGCTCTCCGCGTGGTGGTCGAAGGAAGGACAAACCTTTCCGGACAGTGTCATGGAGACCGCCTTGCGGGCTGTCAACGCACCGATCACGTGCGCACCCCAGGATTGGGAGGAACGCTGGGAGCAAGGAAAAAAATTAAGCCTAGGTGAAAATACGGCGCGAGGAACTCTGTATGTTTTGGGCCGTTTTCCACGAAAAGCGGGTACTTTCTACGATCTTGTCTGGCAACAGTGCTGGCAACAGCTGACAACAGATCCCGCTTACTGGGAGGAATATCAGAAGCGACTAATGCAGTGCAAGGCGGCCTATCGCTTTGCATGTCAATCTCTTGTCCATGCTTTTCACACTCCCGAAGGAAAAAAATTTTTTGAACATTATTTAGGTGTCGATCCGATCCATTCTCAGCTTGTCGGGCGTGGCCGCTGGCTTTGGGAGGGGCTTGTCGGGAAAGATCGGCCGTATCATCCGGCATTTCAGGACATAGCCTACCAAAGGCTTCTCCAGAAGCTTTCTGCCGGGGATGAGCGGTATCAGGACTTTTTTTTGTGGCATTTGACGCGACCTGCTGAGGCTTTGAGTGAAGCTGCCAGGGAAGCTCTGACGGAGGCAATGATCCGGGAGGAATCCATCGCCCGGCTTGCGCTGGAGAGCATCTGGGATGCGGGTCCCCTTTGGATCAATCGGTTGGAGCAGACGGCTGCGTGGCGGAGCGGAGAAGTAACCAAAGACAAAACTACCAGCGACATCCGTCGTGCGTACGCCCAAGGAGAATTAACGAGGGACAGCCTGTTGGCGATTTCTGGTGAGATCGCTTTGTTTTTGCGCGCAAGCGATTGGGCATGGAGCTCTCTTTTTTGTGAGGGCGCCGCAAAAAGCCTTTCAGCCTTTCTCCGGAGAAGCGTACCGAAACTACCTCTTTTTTCACCCTCGTACGCCCTGGCGTGGGCCGATACGCTTTTACAAAACGATCCAGAGGCCTTTCGAGCATTTGGACAATGGGTGGCTCTCCGCAAGCCTGCAGAAGGGGGAATGGCACTTTCCCAGTACCCGTCGTGGTTGAAACGAGCCGATGATCAGTTGCGAACGGCCATTCGCCAGGGAAGCGTCATCTTCAACGAGGAAGCTCAACGTTTTATCGATCTTTTTGTCCAGTGGAGCGATCGAGAAGGATGGAACGTGGTCGAAAACCATCTGAAACGTGAAACCCTGTTGGCACAGGAGTTACGAGAGCTTTTGATGACCCAGTGGCGGATGGATCGAGATGCTTTCTGGAAATGGTATGGGATTTTGTGCCACCTTCCGGCGGCCGAATCCCTTCGAGAGAGAACTTCCGAAGCTATTACGATTGCCGGAGCCGCTGCGGATATTCTCGATGGAGTTGCGAGCTTTGATTATGGCGTTGCGGACGCGTCAGTCCCCATTTGGACGGAACTATGGAAAGACGCAAGCAAACGACAGATGGTCTGTCGAGCAATCCTCCAGGCGGACGGTTTAAGTGAGCTTAACTCCCTTTTGGTTCAAGCCACAGAAAACACTGTGGAACTTCCCTCCGAAAAGGAACTCATCGCTCGAATGGCCAGGGGAATGGGCAAGCTACCGCAGGATGAAGAAATCACTTCACTTCTCCGGCGAGATCCCGGAATAACACGAACGCTTGTCGCCCAATGCCTCGAATCGAACGGCTTTCGCGAGCGCTGGGAAAAAAGCGTTTTTCTCAGCATCGAGCTTGGGGGGCAGGCCCCCTTCGTCGCCCACTGGATCCACCAAAAGAAAGACGCGGTGAACGCGTGGAAGGAAGCTTTCGCTAAGGCACTCGAAAAATCTCCTCCTCTTTTGAGTTATGCCATTCGGCGAATGGCCGCTGCACGCGGTGGGGATCTCTTTTGGGGAGCCGAGATTCGCAAACTTGAGGACACCGTGATGACCACCGTGTCAACGGAGCGGCTTTTTTGGGAAAACCTCCTCACAGATAAGACAGGAGGTATTGAGTCCTATGCGAAGCAAAAGTTTCCCTCAAATCCATAGAATCCGGATCGGGTTTTTGTCTGCTTTCGTCTCAATCTTTTCATTTGGATGTGCAACCCAGCCGTACTCGCAATACGACAGTACTACCCGGCAATTTGTCGACAACTTGGAACGGTACGGATCCATCGCCGGCGCAGGAGCTGCCGGCTTTTTTGCCGGTAAAGAAATCGGCAAGTCGGACACCGCCGGAGCTGTAGGAGCGATCGTCGGAACAGCTGCGATGTACGGCGTCCACAAATTTTCCGACCGAAAACGGATGGATGCTTATCTTCAGGGGAAAGCCGAGGGAAAAGCCGATGCTATTGCGGAGATTCTCAACGACAAGTGGACACGAGAGGCCAAATACGGGCTGCCGCCGGAAGGTCACACTCCGTCCATGCCGAAGTATCGCTCCACATATGTTCCTAGCCGAAAGGATCCGGCTACGGGGGTTGAATACCCTGGTACTTATCAAACCATTCCAGTCTATAGTCATTGATAAAACGAAACAAATGAGCTTCCTCTAAGCAGTTTACGGACGAAAACATGATGGAGGGTAAAGATATGAGACAAGGATCACTCACTTGCTTCAATCTCGTTGTGTTTCTTATGGCTACGATTCTTCTTCAGATAGGCGACCCTCCAACTTTACAGGCACATTGCCATGGGGATTCGATTGGTGACATCATTAACTGTAACGGGGGACAAGCCGATCTCTCCCATGTTCGCACGACCCATTATGGGTACCCAGGTGATAAAGATAATGGGTTACGAGCCCATGGAGATGAACCTCTGCAACGGGGGGATATTGCACTGGGCGCCTGCATTCGAGATGCCCTAGGAGCTAAATTCGGCGATCAAATTTGCGTTCGGTTTTCTGATGGCAGCATGCATACGTTTGCCTATCATGATACTCCGGGTTTCGCAGATCGCATCGACATTTACGATCCAGACAAAACCTACGGGGATCAGGGCTACACTAGCGTTTCAAAATGCTCTGCTGGTGGAGGTGGCCTATTAGGAGCAAATGGGTGAAGGTGAGTTTTGTTCCGAAAAAATAGGAGGGAAGGGCAAGCCTTTGATGAAAAGGTCAGGGGAGGGATAAAGAGCGTGTCATCAACGTTAAAGAATCCAATTCCGATGAAAAAAAGAATCTTTATCGCCATAGAACTCACGCTTTTCCTTTTTTCTTTTAGTGCAGCCTGGGCCAGCGGCCCGGAAGCTTCGCGTCCGCCGCTGTCTCCTGACGCTCTTTTAAAGCTGGACCCTTACTTTCCTGACAATGGGACTGAGCTTGGCCCTGCGGAGATGCAGGAACTTGGGATCCATCTTCCGAACGGAGCTAAAGCGTATTACATCTTGGTGCCTTTCATTCCGGAGCCAGATGGTTTCACGGTCATTGTTCCTAAACGGGTACGCATTCGATATCACCGCGAAGGCTGGGAATGGCGGGGAAAAACCCAATGGATCGCGGGGGGGTCCGTGCCGTACGTCTATTGGGAGTTGCCGGAGGGAACTCCCAAAAGTTCCCTTCTTCCCCTTGAGCGAATTCTTTTGGGAGTGAAACTCAAAAGAAGTTGGCTTGAGGGGGATCCGGCCGACGCGTTGTGGGCCCAAATTGATTCGCTTGTTTCCAAAACCTATCTCGAGTATGCTGCGCAAGTTGGCTCGCTACGGCGGGGCCCTTAAAAGAAACAGGCGCGGAGACTTTTTATGCAACAAAAGGAAGATTTCCTGTTTTTTGTGACCAGGGCCGATCGTTTTTTGTGAAAAATTTCTGGTTTCTCTCTCTCGCCATAACGCTCCTGGTTCAGTCCAATCGATCCTGCCTTGCTTGGATCGTCTCCGAACGTTTGACCGTGGCTTCTCCTCAGGGCAATTTTCGGTTGGTCCAGGAGTATGAGCCAGGGGAGCCCTATTCATGCTATCGCACCTGGGTGGAACAAAGTAACGGGTCGCGGTACCTTTTGACCGAAGGAGATCGCCCGGAACATTTGCGTTACGCTGCCACCTACTCCATTTCCCCCGATGAGCAGTGGATCTTCCGCAGCCAGAAGTGGGCGAGCGGAGAAAGCGTGGGATACCTCTACCATCGGGAACCGAAGGATGGGAAATTTCGTCGCGTTGACGGCCAGTTTGACAAAAGGGCCTGGCAGTTTTACCGCGAGCTTGCACCCCGGCGAGGTTGGATTCTCCCGAACTTTCATAAGACCATCTATGTAGAACGGGATGCGTGGTCAAAGCCTGGGATTTTACGTTTTCACCTTTTTGGCGCTAGGGACCTTGGTTCGAACTCCGTCGAACAAGAAGTAACCTTGTGCTACGAGCTAGCCAATGGAAAGTTCGTGGAATGTGAGGCCTCTAAACCCTCGACTCAGCCAGAGGCCCAATTGCCGTCACAATCCCATCTGGCTAATCCTAATGAACCACCGTCGGAGAACTATCGTCCATGGAACCAGGAGCCGCCTCCCTTTGCCGCGCCCCCGCCGCCTGCGTCAGAGAATGGGCCACCGGAATCTGGCTCTTCCGCTGAACCGAGCTCTCCACCGTAGGAAGCTGGAGGTGTTGTTTACACGTGGCTGTCTTTCGAAAGTCGTTAAGGAAGCCATTCCGAAAAGCCTTGGCTTTCGGTGGTACTTGGCTTTCCTTTCCTTAAGGCATTTGTCGGTTTTGAAGCCTTGGCGCATATAGTTTTTCGCCACGCTCGTAGGAACCAGCAGTGACGAGCCAAAACCGAAAGATCGCGGCTTTTGACAGCTCGACTCGGAGAAAATTTCCGGCACTATGCCGCCACGAAAACATTTGGGAGGTAATTTTCCAAATTAGGGGACCTGGAATGACTCAACGAGAAAAGCGTTTTTTTTCTTCGCCCATAGCCTAAGCATCGCAATAGAAACTTTTTCGCCTCGGGTCTTGGTTTTATCCTCGAAGGGAACCAATCATCGCCTCGCGCAGCCCCATAAGCACAAAAGTTAGTGAGACCACAGGGTAGCTTTGGACTTGAGCAAAGACCGAAGGGGAGGGGGGCCGGCTCTTTGGTTCGAACGAAACGCGACAAGGAGAGAGAGCGGGCAGACTGCCGATAAGTCGAGAACCAGGTCTTGCGCCTTCCGAAATGCGATAAGCTGGCGCTCCCTACGAAAAATGGTCAGCACGCGAAATATACGGGGTGGGAGTCGAGCCCAGTTGTAGTCGTTTATTACGCAATTTCGATTGGAACAAGGACAAGCTAAGTAAAAAGGGAATTCGGGCAGTAACAAAGTGTACGGCTTCCCGCTAAGGGGTTCTCGGTCGGCTCATTTTCGGTGATTGCGTCGTAAGTCATTGAGACGCAAGACCTTCAATGGGCCATTGGAACTCCATGTTCTGCTTTTTTACGATCTTGGGGTTGACCACGGCTTTCGGCCAAGGATCCGGACGGTGGAAAGGATTTAGTAGTGGGTCTGGGAGTTGCCGGCGGTAACTTGCCCAGCGTGTTTCGTTGTCGCATGATAGCTGGACGGTGTGGAGCGTCCGGAGGGCAGCCTAGACTTGTTTTGGGAAAAAAGGAAGCTTCGCCGCTTAAAGTTTCTTCCGTAGGCGGGTCTCCAGTAGGAGGGCTCAAGCGACCCAAAGAGACGTGCGCTAGGGACTCGTTGCGGATCGTGATGGGAGATAGGGCAGAGTTTTTCGCCCATCTTTAGAGCTTGCGGAAAGCTCTTTCCACCTCGGAGAGTCTCTTGCCGGCTCAGAGGACTTTTCTCGGGGAGAAGCCCCTTTTTTGCTTGCGTTAGAATCAGATACTTCCCCTCCAGCAATTTTTTCCGTCGCCTGGGCTCTTCCGAGACTCGGAGCCTGCCTTTGCTCTAGGCTCAAACGAAAGAAAGTACCGATGGCCACGATGCGACGAAAAAATCTGGCTGACCGAACGGCCGATCTTTCCCGATCCTCTAGCTCTCGTTCTCCTTGTTCCATGCGCTGGACTCGGCCTGTCGTTTTTCCTACCACTCCAGCACAATACCGGCCCAGGTTAGGCCAGCGCCGAAGGCCACGAGGAGTAGAAGATCACCGCTTCGGATTCTTCCGCTGTGCGAGGCTTCATGTAACGCGATTGGGATGCACGCAGCTGAGGTATTGCCATAGCGCTCAACATGGACATGGAAGGCATCCAAAGGAAGCTCTAATCGCTGGGCGAGCGCTTCAATGATGCGAATATTAGCTTGGTGAGGGAAAATACAGGAAAGATCACTAGGTCGGATCCCTGCTTTCTTTAAGCATAGCTTAGCACATCGATCCATGGCTTCAATGGCCTGACGGAAGACTTTCCGGCCGTCCATTCGAATATAATGGAGCTTTTGATGGATATTATCGGGTCGTAAGGGCAGCCGTGCGCCGCCTCCCGGAACCGTTAAAAGGTCTCCCAATGAGCCATCAGCTCCCAATTCAAAGGAGAGAATCCCACGCTTCCCTTTACAATGCCGCATGATGACAGCCCCGGCTCCGTCTCCAAAAAGGACGCACGTATTGCGGTCTTCCCAATCCAGTATGGTGGAAAGTTTTTCTGTTCCCACCACCAGGATGGTCTCGTAGGCTCCCGTAGCGATGCACTGGCCTGCTAAGAACATGGCATACAGAAAACCGGAGCAAGCTGCCTGGATATCAAAAGCGGGGATATGCCGGGCACCAAGTTCGCGCTGGATGTGACAGGCTGTAGAAGGGAAGACGGTGTCCGGTGTGGTGGTGGCTACCAAAAGAAGATCGATATCTGTAGGGAGGAGCTGAGCTTCCCGCAAGGCCATTTCGGCGGCTCGTGCCCCCATGAAGGAGGGGGTTTCTTTGTCAGAAGCGATTCTTCGCTCCCGGATTCCTGTACGAGAACGAATCCATTCATCCGTTGTGTCCACCATCTTCTCAAGCTCGTGATTCGAAAGCACCCGAGTGGGCAAGTAAAGCCCAGTGCTGATCACAGAAGCGCTACGAGGCAGGGGAGAGCACATCGAGCCTAGGTCCATGTCCTTGTTCATGATATTTGCGCACTTCCTCCACGATTACTCCGTTGACGTTTGCTTTGACGCTGTCGCGAGCCACACGAAGCGCATTTTTGATGGCCTTCGGCGAGGAAGCGCCGTGAGCAATAATGCAGGTACCATTTACCCCCAAAAGCAGCGCACCTCCGTATTCATCCGGATCCGTTTTGCGGCGGATCGTCCGAAACGCGCCCAGTGCCAAAAACGCCCCCATTTTTCGTACAACATTCCTCTTTAACTCGCGCTTGAGCCAGTCCATGACAGCCCGTGCTGCAGCTTCCGCCGTCTTCAACACCACATTTCCCACAAATCCGTCACATACCACAACGTCCACCGGTCGTTGGAATAAGTCTCTTCCTTCAATGTTTCCCACAAAGTTTAGGGAGCTCCTGGTCAAAAGCTTGAAAGCTTCTCGGGTGAGCTCGTTGCCTTTGAGATCTTCTGTACCGATGCTCAAAAGAGCGACACGGGGACGCACGATTCCAAGGATTTGTTCTGCGTAAATGCTCCCCATAAACGCATAAGCCACAAGCTCGGCTGGTTCCGCATCGACGTTGGCTCCTGAGTCGATAAGAACAAAGGGGTGTTCCTCAGCCGGAATCACACTGGCAATCCCCGGTCGATCGATGCCTGGCAGCGTTCGAAGCTTGATGGTTGCTGCGGCAACTGTTGCACCTGTGTGACCTGCAGAGACAAGGGCAGAGGCCGCCCCGTTTTTTACCAGCTCGACGCATCGACTAATGGACGAGTCCTTTTTCCGGCGCACGCTTTCAATCCCACTTTCTCCCATCGCCACCACTTGAGATGTATGGACCACCTGGACCCGATCTTGCCATGGAGCAAGGGAATGACGATGGAGTTCCCGTTCCAGACACGTCTGGTCGCCCACAAGCAAAAGCTCAAGATCGGGAAATTCTTGAAGGGCTAAAACTGCGCCTGCCACGGGCGAGGAGGGAGCATAATCTCCTCCCATCGCGTCGAGCGCAATTTTCATGAGCCTTCCTTCCGGAAGGAAGCCTACTCTTCAGCTTCTTTCGTGAGAACCTGGCGACCTCGATAACGACCCGTTG
This Candidatus Methylacidithermus pantelleriae DNA region includes the following protein-coding sequences:
- a CDS encoding beta-ketoacyl-ACP synthase III yields the protein MNKDMDLGSMCSPLPRSASVISTGLYLPTRVLSNHELEKMVDTTDEWIRSRTGIRERRIASDKETPSFMGARAAEMALREAQLLPTDIDLLLVATTTPDTVFPSTACHIQRELGARHIPAFDIQAACSGFLYAMFLAGQCIATGAYETILVVGTEKLSTILDWEDRNTCVLFGDGAGAVIMRHCKGKRGILSFELGADGSLGDLLTVPGGGARLPLRPDNIHQKLHYIRMDGRKVFRQAIEAMDRCAKLCLKKAGIRPSDLSCIFPHQANIRIIEALAQRLELPLDAFHVHVERYGNTSAACIPIALHEASHSGRIRSGDLLLLVAFGAGLTWAGIVLEW
- the plsX gene encoding phosphate acyltransferase PlsX, translated to MKIALDAMGGDYAPSSPVAGAVLALQEFPDLELLLVGDQTCLERELHRHSLAPWQDRVQVVHTSQVVAMGESGIESVRRKKDSSISRCVELVKNGAASALVSAGHTGATVAAATIKLRTLPGIDRPGIASVIPAEEHPFVLIDSGANVDAEPAELVAYAFMGSIYAEQILGIVRPRVALLSIGTEDLKGNELTREAFKLLTRSSLNFVGNIEGRDLFQRPVDVVVCDGFVGNVVLKTAEAAARAVMDWLKRELKRNVVRKMGAFLALGAFRTIRRKTDPDEYGGALLLGVNGTCIIAHGASSPKAIKNALRVARDSVKANVNGVIVEEVRKYHEQGHGPRLDVLSPAS